The following coding sequences are from one Rutidosis leptorrhynchoides isolate AG116_Rl617_1_P2 chromosome 11, CSIRO_AGI_Rlap_v1, whole genome shotgun sequence window:
- the LOC139876106 gene encoding uncharacterized protein translates to MTIDKRWTTIRHTFNPDFISGLNAFIKRCKNNLDSHGKCSCPCKDCGNTDFLKPKQIKAHITRYGLESSYTIWRHHGELPQPPEVHSTTDPLRNFLHDIQLEEVPNFEEEGPNDDETMNDTTATALEDLIDSTQTELYPGSKLSSLEFLAKLTHIKVLNKWTNTSFDQLLELLIQSHPPNNTIPKSFYETKKWMRKIGLGYQAIHACKNDCCLFYKEYQDLENCPICKESRWKDERTTGEKVPNKVLRYFPITPRLKCLYSSRYTAKDMTWHATGRCNEEGKMRHPVDGQAWKEIDKSYPDFAREPRKIRLGLAADGFNPFGNMNNPYSMWTVILTTYNTPPWICMKESSLMLTLLIPCPKSPGKDIDVYLRPLVDELKILWSEGVVTHDSVTNTHRLNLESNHPYRESLEFNGKVDHTSKPRKFKVADIENQLTDLLPVGNPGKNHTNVGEKRKRPPNCRHNWTKISIFWELEYWKYLPLQHNLDVMHIEKNVLEAILGTLLMNDKSKDTHNARVDLKNWVFEKICGSNLKPMVKKMGNSSNLFPNTL, encoded by the exons ATGACTATTGATAAGAGGTGGACTACTATACGACATACATTTAATCCTGACTTTATTAGTGGTCTTAATGCATTTATTAAGAGGTGTAAGAACAATTTGGATTCGCACGGTAAGTGTAGTTGCCCATGTAAAGATTGTGGTAATACGGATTTTCTTAAACCTAAACAGATAAAAGCCCATATAACTAGATATGGGTTGGAATCCTCTTATACCATATGGCGGCATCACGGTGAACTACCACAACCACCCGAAGTACACAGCACAACGGACCCTCTAAGAAATTTCTTGCACGATATTCAGTTGGAGGAAGTTCCTAATTTTGAGGAGGAAGGTCCGAATGACGATGAGACTATGAATGACACGACCGCAACTGCTCTTGAGGATTTAATTGACTCCACCCAAACCGAGCTATATCCCGGTAGCAAGTTGTCCTCATTAGAGTTTTTAGCCAAGTTAACACACATTAAGGTCTTGAACAAATGGACGAATACTTCATTCGACCAATTGTTAGAATTACTCATACAATCACATCCCCCAAATAACACGATTCCGAAATCATTTTATGAAACTAAGAAGTGGATGAGAAAGATCGGTTTAGGGTATCAAGCGATACATGCTTGTAAGAATGATTGTTGTTTGTTTTATAAAGAATACCAGGATTTGGAAAACTGTCCAATATGTAAAGAGAGTAGATGGAAAGATGAACGCACAACGGGGGAAAAAGTTCCTAATAAAGTTTTGCGTTATTTTCCAATAACTCCAAGACTAAAATGTTTGTACAGTTCCAGATACACTGCAAAGGATATGACTTGGCATGCTACTGGGCGGTGCAATGAAGAGGGTAAGATGCGTCATCCGGTAGATGGTCAAGCTTGGAAAGAAATTGACAAAAGTTATCCGGATTTTGCACGTGAACCCAGAAAAATTCGACTAGGGTTGGCTGCTGATGGTTTCAATCCATTCGGCAATATGAATAATCCTTACAGCATGTGGACAGTCATATTGACAACGTACAATACGCCGCCGTGGATATGTATGAAAGAAAGTTCTCTCATGTTGACTCTGTTAATTCCTTGTCCTAAATCACCTGGAAAAGATATTGATGTTTACTTGAGGCCTTTAGTTGATGAACTGAAGATTTTATGGTCCGAAGGGGTTGTTACACATGACTCAGTTACAAACAC TCACAGACTGAACCTTGAATCGAATCACCCATACAGAGAAAGCTTAGAATTCAATGGTAAGGTTGATCATACCTCTAAACCTAGAAAGTTCAAAGTAGCTGATATCGAAAACCAACTTACAGATTTGTTGCCAGTTGGTAATCCCGGTAAAAATCATACAAATGTTGGTGAAAAAAGAAAACGTCCCCCTAATTGTCGTCACAACTGGACTAAAATTTCTATTTTTTGGGAACTTGAGTATTGGAAATATCTTCCACTGCAACACAACTTGGATGTCATGCATATTGAAAAGAATGTGTTGGAGGCTATTTTGGGTACCTTATTAATGAATGACAAGTCCAAAGACACTCACAATGCACGAGTTGACTTGAAAAATTGGGTATTCGAAAAGATTTGTGGCTCAAACCTAAAACCAATGGTAAAAAAGATGGGCAATTCTTCAAACCTCTTCCCAAATACTCTTTAA